The Watersipora subatra chromosome 1, tzWatSuba1.1, whole genome shotgun sequence genome has a window encoding:
- the LOC137387046 gene encoding uncharacterized protein encodes MCVVEKHADVRLPSASSLQVGQPSASSNTEIETNSKPTLSSALPRQPAQQFNKMNLSDPMMTSIPDVSASSSSKAMSKGAISDHTDQDLLSSAAQAWAYLQSQTGATPTKCIESQMLDPPTVRICFSNFANDSQLAVADPRHRSLSLAGVKNPDTPLSKFINAPSNAGVLNASLNTLLGAPSLKLYFPIGVCPYDDGLVVCNSGDNTVLFIRHSSEGQVFNVLQLNVRILRVLGSLLLFHGLLMVTPNIIS; translated from the exons ATGTGTGTAGTAGAGAAACATGCGGATGTTCGGCTGCCTTCCGCGTCATCATTGCAAGTTGGTCAGCCTAGCGCCTCATCTAATACTGAGATAGAGACCAATTCTAAACCTACATTATCATCAGCTCTGCCCAGGCAGCCAGCACAGCAGTTCAATAAGATGAACTTGTCTGACCCCATGATGACCTCTATACCGGATGTTTCTGCAAGTAGTTCATCTAAAG CCATGTCTAAGGGAGCCATTAGTGATCATACGGACCAGGACTTGCTGTCCAGTGCTGCACAGGCATGGGCCTATCTACAGTCCCAGACTGGTGCTACGCCTACTAAGTGCATCG AGTCTCAGATGTTGGATCCTCCGACTGTTCGAATATGTTTCTCCAATTTTGCAAATGATAGTCAGCTTGCTGTTGCGGATCCTCGCCATCGGAGTCTTTCTCTCGCAGGGGTGAAGAATCCTGACACACCTCTTAGCAAATTCATCAATGCGCCTTCCAATGCAG GTGTTCTCAATGCATCTTTGAACACATTGCTGGGCGCCCCTTCTCTTAAACTATACTTCCCTATCGGAGTCTGCCCATATGATGACGGGTTGGTCGTGTGCAATAGCGGAGACAATACAGTTCTTTTCATTCGCCACAGTTCGGAGGGACAGGTTTTCAATGTTCTCCAGTTGAATGTAAGAATACTGCGCGTTCTTGGTTCTTTACTGTTGTTCCATGGACTGCTCATGGTCACACCAAACATCATATCATAA